The following nucleotide sequence is from Manis pentadactyla isolate mManPen7 chromosome 13, mManPen7.hap1, whole genome shotgun sequence.
TAGGAGTTCATTGAATAGtgttaaacaaatgaataaagggATTATAGATTTTTTCGACTTTATTTTCCAGCTattgtatttaaatataattgtttCCCATTAGATTTTGAACTTTTCAAAAAGTTATTTTCCACAATCTGATTTCGTATAGCCTTCTATACCACTTCCACTTAATTTTATTGATGTGTTACTTTCCCTATTTTCTTGAAGCTAGTAAATCATTTAACACTTTTCATCTGATCATTGCTTTGACCTAATCACCATCTTCATTTAATCTAGTCTTTatactttttcagaaagattcgTGGAACGTTAAAATAGGCCATTGGAATTTTGGGCATGGTTGTAGCTTATGGATTTGCTGGTCTTCATTGTAGGTATTAGGTCTGGGCCTTTTTTTATTGTCAAATACCAACTCTCAATGTCTTAAGGTTTTTCTTTGGAGCTGGTGAGATTCCCTGGAGAGGAATTATCCACTCTAGTACTTAAAAGGCATAACTTTAACTGCTGGTATTCTCAGGTCAAGTAGGAGGAAGGACATTGTAACTTACCATTTAATAGGAAGaattttctttaatctctttcaGTCTGGTTTCCACGTCCTCACTGGTGTCCATGTGTTTCCCAGTTCTGAATCTCTCTTATTAATCTCTCCAAGAGGaaaattctgattttcttctaaggagggagaaaattgattttttatccaCAGGATAGGACAGAGGATCTGTAGCCCAGTTTCAGGGGGCTGTTCCTCCAAAGTCCTTAATTTTTCTCTGATTCTTCAGTgtttgctttctatttctttcctgGCCAGTCTAGAGTTTGGTTAAGTCATCTAATACTAGTATATCCATCTtccaaattttatatttaatttctgtaaTCACCTTTCCTATTCTCTGTCCTTTTTGgcttatgcatttttttttcttaaatctcttTACTGCAATTCAGGAGGGAGcagagaaaaacacatttcaattacttcatttaaaatagtaaaattatttaaacagTTCTGGTTTTGCATATGTCATGAACAATTTGTAGTATATTTTGTATGTAATAATTTCTAGTTAAATTCAGAGCAACAGAATTTGGGCCATTCAATTTCTTGTATTCCTTTATAAGAAAGGAGAGTTAACACAGTAgagtagaaaaaagaaagcagcGTGACTTAGGATATGTAAAGGCCAGGATCTGAGCTGTGAAGGTGCCATTTACTCTGTCTCTAGGCAGTTCTTCACGGTTCTGGGTCTCCATGTCCTTCCTCCTGAACTGGTTTAGGTTAAGAGAAGTGGTTCCTAAGATCATTCTTacatagatattttattttttattaatataaataggATTCCATTGGTTTGTGTATTTTAGCATAGATTCCATGGGATGACTCCCCAAATATGTAAGTTGATTATATTGTGTAACCACTTTATTGAGATTGCTGACTCCATTTTTTTATTACACGTCTTATGACGGAGTTATGACAATTTGCCTCCCTACAGCAATACTGAAAGAATTTAATCAGACTCAGCTAAGTTTTGCTGTGCTCACAGGCCCTATTGAAGTTATTTGTCAGATAAATATGGAAATCATTAAAGCAGGATAATTACTTAGAGATCATTGACCCAACTTTCTcctattacagatgaggaaacttaagAGTGTATAGGGATAAGGACTGCTCAAGATCGGTGAGATTTAATTCCATCTCATGATTTAATTCCATCTACTGACAAGACCCTGAACTGAATTATTCCAAATCATGACCCGATCAGGATTCCGTCACTGTTATAGTCACTTTGTCATATtatgtttttgttctgtttcattgcacacAGTGATTTTAAATAGGTGTCACTGATGTCCACCTTTTAAATTGGTAAAGTAGCCTCATAGCTTATTAATTCTTGTAAACACTTTATGTTTTTCCATTATTGAGTTCTAATTCAGTACGTTAGTCTTGAGCATCTGTTATTTTACTCCCAAAATGTAGTAAAAGGGAGCTATCAAAAATGACAGAATGTCATCATCAGAAATTTCAGATGACAGATAGCTGAAGAAATGAGAATTCTTGTTGAAACATTAAACCTGTCCACTTTAGATTTATCCAATTAGTTCAATTAGAACTGCaataaagaaataacattttagcATTTTTATTCTCCAGACTTTATTAATTGCCAATTTGATGTAGTGTAAAGTGATGTCTTTAAGACTTTGTTTTATTAAGAACAAAAGGTGTCTTCTTCAGGAGTCAGTATTTTCAATAATATGATAACAGCTATAGAGGTTAGGGGTGGGCTGGGAGGtattcagttttatttaaaattaaatttgtgaTGTAATTTACCAGAGTGGAGCTCTTCTAATGCTCATCTGCGAGATTTCTTTCTTGCATGTTTTTAAGCAATTTGTGAATTCCATCAGGAATGGCACTAAAAATGTTAGATTAGGAATTAATATGCACCAGTAAACTTACTTAATTCCATTAAATATCTGAGGTACCTAATTAGATTCTGCATGTTGGTTAAGAAGCCTATACATTTAGAAAGCTTTTACATCAAAATTCTTAAATTCCTAAATATAAACTTCCATTATTGGCCACAGGAACAGTTCTGTTGATGTATTTTGCTCTTCAAAGTTAGAGGGGAAAGGCCTCCCCCACCTGGCCTCACAGGGGACAAGGGAATTTCTTTGCCTGTCGGGTCTGCCCGAGGCGTTGAGACCGTGCGCTccgccccccgccccctgcccccgGAGTGgcccggcgccgccgccgccgccgctgccgctgtGCAGGGGCCGTCCCAGCGCGTGGCCTCCCGGGCGGAGGACCGGGATGGCGGCCGAGGGCCTGGAGGCCGAGGAGGATAGGTCGGCGGGCCCCCCGGCTGTCGCTGGCGGAGCCTGAGTGCGACCTCCGGGACCCGACAACCCGCCGGCCGCGGCCGGGCCCTGGGAGGAGGAGCGCGGGCATCCGCGGAGACGCCCGCCGGCCCCGAGCCCGCGCCGCGCCCCGCGCCTCCTACTGGGCCGGTCCCCCAGCGACAGCCGCCTCTGGCCCAGCGTCGGGGAGCCCGGCCCCGGGCGCGTGCGGGGCAGCGGCCGCGCCGGAGGAGCCGAGCCGCCAGGCCGCCAGGCCGCCGTGCACGCCCCCGCCGACAGACAGACCCCGCCCCCCTGGGGAGCGCTGGCTCCCTGCCGCAGCCCGTCCGGTTCCAGCCGTGCTCCCCAGGCGCGCGGCTTCTGTGGCGCCCTTGCAGGGCTCTGCTGCCAGAGCCCATTTTTAAGAAGCATCAGGGCAGCATCCGCTGTGATTGAACGCTTTgtttttttactaaaatattgGCTGACTTAATCTCTCGCTTCTCTATCCGAAGTGGTGGCCAGATGACAAATCTGTTTGAAAAACTCTGGTCCTTTCTCTCTAGGCAAGTGTTTGCCGCCAGTGAGTAATGCGCTCCACTCTGAGGGTCCCGCAGGAGGTCCTGACACATTTTTTAAGCCCTGAACCTGAGCTCAAGGGTTCCCCAAATTATCCCAACTGTCAGTCGACCGCTCTGAAGGGAACAGCAATCAGATATGGCAGCTCTTGAGTGTTTACGGAAACTGTAAGTGTCACCTTCTGAGAACCGGCTGCTCTCCACAGGCGGGGCCCGGCCTGTGCTCTGTAGCGCCGCCTTCTGGCCCGTAGCATCCTCACTGCCTTCCACCTGCGTAGTCCCCCTTCATTCGCCTTTTGAGTGCTGGCGCCCCAGTGCTGGGGACAGCAGTGACCGTTCACCTTACAAAGCCTATCCTGTATAGACCATATGTATGGGCTCTTTAGGCACAGTTCTTTCAAGCCCTACTTTTTAAAGTTCTGATACTGGTAAATCTAGGAATTGCATACCTGTAAGTTTAAAACTCCAGCATTGCAGAAGGGGGCGTGTCTTCCTCCCTGAGTTCCTGGCTTCTGGGCTTCCCCTTCACAGACACAACCAAGATTCCACGCTCTTGTATATCATCCTGGTTACTGGCTGTGCGTGTGCAAGCACATGTGTATATACTCTCCACTGGGTTTACACAAGCTGTGGGAACACTGAGCTAAAGCACAGAGATGACAAACATGGTGCACAGGGAACTTTAGATTTTAGATAGTGCTGTGCACAGGGAAAGACAGAAAATGATGACAAAGTCTAAAGCAGGGGACCTAGATTGGCCCTTGAGGTCCCAAGATCCAAACTTTCTTCATAGGAATTAGTGCAGCGCAGTTGGTTCAATCAATTCCCACTCCCATCTCCACCCTCAGGTGCTTATTGTCAATATTGTAGTGTATTTTGGCATGAAGCAttgcatttgtgttttgtttctgtttcttttccatgGCATTTCCATTGATGTTTTGAGTTGGCTCTATGGCAGAGTTAAGTGACTTTTTCAGGTATGACTcttgtaataattatttttatgcacATCTGACAATTTCTGCCAGTTACTTTTACACTTGAAAACAACTTGTCTGCAGATCATACTGCAGTATTACACCTTCTTTTTCTCAACATCTGCAGATACTCTACTATTTCTCTACTATTTTCAAGCAATGTATGTTGCTTTATGGAAGAGTAAAGCCAGCTTGATGTTTGGCACTTGCCATGACTTGCTTTTCCTCTTAGGATACCTGAAGAATTTTGTTGtatcctttaaggaaaaaaaaccctgcaaTTTTGGAATTTGTGCTTTCAGGTCTTCATTGAAAGGGGTGTTTTACTGTGGCATATCTTGCATAATTGTCTGGTTTATTGGCTAACCTTTTTATTGTTACGTTACACCatttcacctttctttttttatctgtcTTCTCATTGTGTATTTGTCCTTCCCTTTATAACTGCTCTCAAGTGGATATGTCAGTTTTTCAGTTGGAAGATTTATTCtgttattctgtttttttctggtctTAAGTTGTTTATTCATCCTGTTTTGACCTTGTTTAGCTTTTTATCCCTCCCCCCCCCcaactttccatttttatttctttgctttggctTGTCATCTTGTCTTGACGCCCTTATTGTACTGAAGCCAGTTGCCAGTTCTATGGCATGAAGAATgctaatgtacttctttgtctattccttgggtTACATTTTTCAAacaggggttttttttctttattttattcaactttgttttccttgatATGTTTACCAAGTTGCtatgctctctttttttcctattgctCTTATTTAATTAGAGATTTCCGTTCTCACTCAGCCTGCTGTATTTTACTGCTGGTGAATTTACTCTGACACTCTCTGTGCTTATCTTGGTGTGGgagttgagaaaaaaaatctttctccaCTCACCCCCTTGGAAAAGAAGTCAACCTCctcatccctggaacctgtgaatatgttactgcAAGTGTCAAAAGAGCCTTTTTAGGTGGGATTTATTTCAAGGTTTTAAAAAGGGCAGATTATCCTGGATTGCCTGTGTGGGGATGATGTAATCACAAGAGTCCTTATGGGAGGaggtaggagagagagagagagagagagagagagagagagtggccaTGTGACAGTGGAAGTGGATGTTGTAGTGATATAttctaaaaatgaaggaaatgaaggtGTGCCAGCAATGTAGGCAGCCTCTAGAACCTCGAAAAGGGAACAGATTCACCCCTACAGCCTCCAGGTGGGACCAGTTCTgctaacatcttgattttaggCAGTAAGACCCATAATGGAGTTATGATCTCCAGAACTGCAAGAtaagaaatttgtattttaagccCCTTACACAGTGGTAATCTGCTGTAACAGCAATAGGAAGCTCATACTATAGGCTGTCTTTAGAATAATCCTTTCTCTTAGTTCTAGACCTAATCTGaaccattttatttttgagaaagattttttttctgtctttagttAATTACTACTAACTTAAGAATTCTCCTTAGTCACTAGCTTATggttatttcattgatttatattttctttttgttgctgatcTCCAATTCCTTCTTGATGCCCTGCCCTATAGGCATATAGTATAATGGGCTTGGCTTTTATTCTTGGAAATGTATTCTGTTGTATTTATCAACCATCTGTTGCTTATCCATTCTTTTTGAGTTACAAACTAAAATGCCACTTCCCTTcccttataaataatgctgtgaataTCACCCTTGTAAAGATCATGTTAAAGAATGAGATTATAGGCTCATaggttatatgtatatttaatttcattaaatgttGGCTAATTGTTCTCCAACACAGCTACATAGGTCTATACTTCATTTTATATCATGAAAGTTCCTTTTTTAATCCATATCCTTACAATTATCTGTATAGGTTGATCTAATTTTTACCAATTTGGTATGTGTAAAATAGTATCTaatttttggtttgggtttttccAATAGCTGACAAGGCTGAGACTGTCTTGGGAAATGTGCCTACTGTTTAGTGGCTGCAAGAGTCCGAGCCCATGTGCGTGGAACAGCGTGAGGCAGGACCTGCTTGAGGTAAAGAAGGCTGAAGCTGGCTGGATCACTGCCTGGCTCTAGAGCAACTGCTTACTTTGAGGGAAATACATATTGCCCGTCAGGGAGCAGACAGTCAGTGGGAAGTTGGAAGTAGAATGGAGCTAACTAGAGTTCAAGCCCTGTGCAGAGCCCATTGGTTTCCAGGAGACTGGGGCCTAGAAGAGAAGCTGGAGAATGAAGCCTTCATGCTTGACAAGCACAGGATTCACGATGAGGGTCATGGGATGTAAAGCCAGGGGCTTCCTATttccctgaaggctctggggaagTGATGGGAAAGAGAGTTTCAAAAGAGACAATGGGTTGTTGAAATACATGAGCCTGTTCCCTATAGTGgggaaaattcaataaatgttggagcTGTGTGGAATCACAAGGTGTTCGCAAACCCACTATACACATACACCTCACATACAACTTTTATGTGTACATATTATATGGTACTGCTAAGATATGACAGTTACCATGTTATATGGGGCAGGAAGGTTCTATGCCTGGTTCAGGTAATGCCTTATTCTCACCCTTGAGgagatttagtaatgtggttaCTCTAGATACATAATGATCTTTTGTTTAATCCACatcattggttctcaagttttgatatgaagtgcaagataaaaattcaagttgATAAGAGTTTGTGTTGGTAAAAAGCCTCCCCCCCCCCATCAGTGGTTTGCTCTGATGCCCGTGTCAGAATGCTCTGGATCCCTGTCTCACATCATAATGGCCCTCCTGGTGTACTTAAGCACCAGCCAGGCCACTGAGTGAGTGACTGAGTGCAGAGAGAGCCTGTCTAGTTGCTTGTTCTTGGATAGTGAGTGCAGAGAGAGCCTTTCCAGTTGCTTGTTGTTGGATATacttgaacctctggcagcagagttccagggaggaaggcacacttctctgaagtgctgagccatgaagcataaatgcaaaaggaaacatcttgaaaccACACGTTCCCCTAAAGCTGCCAGGATATCAGGAGgtgtgtcagtgatattctctgagcattGGGGATCTAAAAACTGTCTTCTAAATAAAAAGAGCAAGGATTCCTACttatgggagagaaagggcaggaaggctggAGGGAGGAGAAGTGTGGGTGCGCCGGTCTTTCTAAGGGATCAGATCATCTGAGGGTCAAGAGCAGGTTCCTGTGAttaggtccttgtctctgtggcataggacctgtgttccctacaTTGTGCCGCTCTTGGTTACTGTATCACAGATGTAATGATTTATTACTATAACTTTTCTTATataatgtatttccctttatttctttttttacaaaaCTGAGGGCATTTGTTAAGTGGATATTGTTATACGTTTTCCAATAATACTTTTTCCAGTTTATGAAGAACATGTGGCTCATAGAGGTAAGtaaataattaggaaaaaagtttgagaacctaAAATTGGAGGTGCAGGGATGAGAGTGTGAAGTCAGGTAGAAAATGACTTGATTTCTTAGATTGTCTCCAACATGAAGACCTTTCTTTCATTGTCTCAGAGCATAGAGatgtaaatgtgaggctcctttatgaaatgtaaGGAAGAAACCAGCAGGACACACACACGCACttgcacacatatgtacatacaataCCATTTAACCACGATGGTTGAATTGAGAAAGTTTGGTTCTTTCTAGAAAAAAtgggaaactgaaatagttgtGACTATGaggtttaaaaagcaaacaagtcCTATGAGGAAGAGCCAGTGCTCAGCAGTGGGAGGGGACAGATCAGGACCAGAACCGAGGTTCCCAGTGGGGGCTCATGAAGGGAATGTGACATTTGGGTTTCAGCAAACCCCAGTGGGGCCTTGGGGGGAGGCTTGGGAAGTGAGTCTGTCTGCAATCCAGCTTCAATACAAATAGTGCGTGTTCAGAGATGTATTTTGTGTAAACTATGAAGcatgtaaaacacattcacaccaaTTCGCACgtacacacatatacagcatAAATAAGCCAAGGGGAAGACAGTAATTTCTAACGTAATGCCTTTCTTAATATGTACCAGGTCCGAAAGCAAcggaagctgctgctgctgcttcagaGTGCGTCTCCTGTGTTCCTTGTGAGAAGAAGCCTGCTGGTGCTGGTAAGAAGGGACTATTGAGTGGGATACAAAGGACAGTGGGGATCtaggcagagcccagagatgaGCTGAGTGATTCTGCTCATGAGTCAGCACAAGGCTGCACAGTACAGAAGGAAACTCAAGATGCTTCTCCATTTTCGTTAATATAATCCCCAGCAGAAGTAGTAAATTCCAAGGGAAAATACTTAGAAGGATTGGAGCGAGCCCAAGGAGACAAGGGGAGAGCAGTGAGGTatttgaggaaatggtggaaGAGGGCCTAAGGGGATGAGGTGTATCAGAGAAACATGGAAGGACATGTCGGTATGAACTGGGCAAGGACAGGTTATTTTACCAAGAAGGTGTAACAGCATTAATAGCCTAAAGCAGGCCCAACGTCGTAGGATCCTCAGGTCCTGACCTGAGTATAGACACACCTGGTCCAAGACCCCAGCACAGAGGTACCTTCTCATAGCTGATGTTCTCAAGTTCAACCCTATACAGACCCATCAGCACCCCCTGTCTTAatcattcacttccttgtcatCTTTCACACGCATCTAAGTTCTCTAATCTGTTTTTGTCCCAACCAAAGAGTGATAATTCCTCTGATTACCAAAGTGCTGCATTAGTTGTCCCTATGTTTTAATGTTATGTAAATAGGAGTGCACAACACATGCTCTACGTCTACTTCTTTTCACTCTCTGTACCTGTGCTTGTAATCATCATCCATGTTATATGTGACTGTAGTTCATTCATTCTTGGCATATAGATAGTGTCTTTATTGATTATACTTTTATGAGCATTTGGGTTACATTTCAGTCTAGGGTTACTCTAAAAGGAGATACTCTGAAAATTCTATTACATGTTTTTGCTATATGGACATATGTGTTTCATGAATGCCTCTGAGTTAAAGTGCTAGGCTTTAGTGTCCCTATTCTATCTCAACTCTTTAGACCTCAATCTTTCAAGATTTTACTTTGTAATGCAATCACATGTTGCTCTACATTTATTCTTGCACACTCTTTCCTGCGCCCTCATTTACTTTGGAATCAAACAGTTCTCTATTCTGAAAACTCATATTCTTTCTCTTATAGCCATTGATTCTCATATCCTTCTGTTCTTTCACTGTTACTTTAGATTTCACAGATACATTAATTCCACTAGTCTCAAAGAGAGTACTCCCAATAATTCTGTTGCACATCTAAGCCACCTAACAACATGTgaaacacgcacacacaaatCCATAATCGTAAGACATGCAGTCTGCACACAGATACGTGCTGACCTAAAACACAGACAGAAAGCACACATAACATTCTCATGCACACAGGACTCACTCCACATTCAACTGTGCAAACACCAGATCAGTCACACATTAAACCCTAACCTAGTTTAAATCATCAGGTTAAGAATTTATGCACATAACACACATGACATTCATCACACCATTCTGCCACAATGTGCGCACGATGAACATACCTGACACATTCATTGGAGATGAAGGTCATTTTAATTCACTGAGGAAAAGTGAGCTTGGTCAGCAAAACAAAGACAGTgactaataatataaaataaattctgcaaagataaaaattcacCAATTGTTTCATGTGAGGTTGTAAATATAGGAGGGGGAGTGCAAAgggcacacccacacacaaaaaaatggtagAGGAAAGCAACTGGTACCAAAAGTCTTAAGCAAGGTGAATGAGTGTGAGGAGCCTGGACTACAGGGTCCAGAGAGTAACCCGGAAAGCTGTAATAGGCCCATTCTCTGTCCAAGCCAAAGGTAAATGTTTAGGGCAAAATGAGTATTTCCATGAGGGAGGGAAAGTGGGGATAGTACATTAGGAGGAAGAGTAGGAGGGAACAGAATGGAACCAGCTGCTCTGTTACTTCGCTCCATTTTCCAGGAGTCTCAAAGCTCCAGGCATCGGGTGCACCGCCTTGGTATTTGGAAGATGAAACTGTGGGTCCCGAGAAAAATAATGGACCCTGTGAATCCGAATACTACACATCTGACTCCTCTCTTGACTCAGCCTCTTGTGCGGGTGAGTAAAAGGGAAGAGCTGCTAAAGTCTAGGCCAATCAGACCTGTAGAAATCTAGGTCAGTATCTCTGCTCagccagacagagagaaaggTATACTTTGGGCCCAGTTACAATCTTCTCCTCTGCAACTTGGGAGCCTAGGGCTCTGTTTCCCTGCCATCGAAAGGAATTCATTTCAAATacttccttaatttaatcacatctgcagagtCCCATTGGCCTCATAAAGTTa
It contains:
- the LOC130680298 gene encoding uncharacterized protein LOC130680298 isoform X3; the protein is MCLLFSGCKSPSPCAWNSVRQDLLEVRKQRKLLLLLQSASPVFLVRRSLLVLESQSSRHRVHRLGIWKMKLWVPRKIMDPVNPNTTHLTPLLTQPLVRRSSRNKSILESLVIFPRRN
- the LOC130680298 gene encoding uncharacterized protein LOC130680298 isoform X2; the encoded protein is MACLCLFAWRLRVKLLKLKLTRLRLSWEMCLLFSGCKSPSPCAWNSVRQDLLEVRKQRKLLLLLQSASPVFLVRRSLLVLESQSSRHRVHRLGIWKMKLWVPRKIMDPVNPNTTHLTPLLTQPLVRRSSRNKSILESLVIFPRRN